The sequence AACCAAACGTTTTTCTAAATCTTCAAATTCATACAACAAATGTTTGGAcgaaaaaatctcaaactcatatGGTTCCTCTTAAAATCTACGAAACAATACATCAAAAGAGCCTTTTCCCGACTCACATTATCAAACCTATATACATCAACATaccaataaatgcatataataTAGATTTGGAACCCTATACAAGGGGCTGCCTCAGAGTGAAAAAGTTATCACCTATGATATTCAATTTATAAAAACCAACCTCCGAATGCATGGTGTTAAAACTTTGCAGGCAGAGACCTGTGTCTTTGATCAAAAGTCTCCGCGAATTTTGCTACTTACTAGACCACTGAAATTCTATTTCCAAATTTCTTGGCGGGCCACTTTTGCTAGCGGGAAGCAGTGTGTACTCACCGGCAACGGCACCTAACATGACTACACGATCTACTTGGATAGTTACCTTCCCAAATTTGCTCTGCCAATGACATGAGAAAGTAATTAGAGGATGTGTGTTTTGGCGCAGGTTTAATGGAAAGAAGGATGAGTATTACCTTTCCCATTTTGCTCTTGTTCTTGCAAGAAATGTGAAGTTTCAGGCCTTTAGGGGGACTTTCAAAGGACCAAGCAAAACTCTCTTCCCACTCAGGGTTGGGACCAGTTGATACCACCTGAAAAAGCAAAAAACATTTTGTTGAAGTATGCACATTAGTTATCTTAAAACCCAACCAGATATCAACATTTACTGGAGCAGGTAACCATGTAATCCATCAATTAATATCAGGGAAATCTAAAGATCCAAAGTGTAAGACGTGCGTACATGGCAGTTCAAGCACGAGAGAAAAGGAACAGGAATCACAAAATTTCCAATTAAAGCAAGCCTACTTTCCCCCTTCAGGAGCTCATTTTCAATATTATATGATGGTGCACAGGAGATTAATGTCACCAAAATCAGAAAGGGAAAGACCGCCGAACcaaattagaaaataaaattatcatatatacatgccttggttaGCTGAGGGGGATTATTTCCGAGGGTAACTTTGCAGTACACGCTTGGTACCCCAACAGATTGCCTCATATTGTTTCCTCTCTTGATTATCACCACTAATGTTCCCGGTAAACACTGCAGCAAAAATTCTGCCTTCTCTTGAAATCGAGGTGGGCCTGACTGGATCAGGTATTGCAAAAGAGGTATCGCATCCGCAGAAGCAATTGATTGTGCACGAGAAACTTCAGCGGGACAAGCTGACCAAGCTTGCCTTAGAAGAAATAGTGCATCCAATGCAGCTTCTTGAGTGGCTTCTGATCCTGTCTTAAGAGATGTGACAAGATGAGGAATGCTTAGAGTTGCAGGTTCTGTTGCTCTTAGACGTGGAAAGTTGCCAAATAGCGCATTTAGAGCCTTCAGATACTCCTCGTTTACTATGCCAGTGGCCCACAAATCCTTTTCAATCACAGCTGTAAAACCGGTACATTCATCAATACGCCTTGTATAAACACacttgagagagagagagagagagagaaggaGGGGGGGGAGGGGGGGGATCAGTTATGTACCTGTTAAGCCTCTAACAGTTTCGCTAGAAGCATACTCTTGAATGGTATTGTTAGAGAAAAGAAGTTTGATAAACATTGCTGCCTGTATCGATGTTTCGGGGATGCTTGAGCCAATCAGATCAAGCACAACCTGAACACCACCAGCTTCTGCTACAGCCCTTTTATTTAATCTGCTATACATGACAAGGTTCTGCAGTGCACATATAGCTACTACTTTCATTTCTTCTGTGGGTTGATCCTCAAGCAGATTCACTAAAGCTCGGCAGGCTGAAACAGCATCAGCTAATCGAGCAAGGCTCTCGTTTTGGAATAAGTCACCAAGGGCAAGAGTCGCCAGTAACCTTGCCTGCTGACCTTGGGTTTGAGGATCCAAAAGATACTGGGATAGTGGTAAAATAGCGGATTTGGTAGCTTTAGATTCCCTGATCTTCACATTGTTCAATAACACCTCAAGTAGTCGGGCAGCCGTTTCCTCACATTGATGACGTCTAAGAAGTACCAGAAGCGCTTCAATTGCCCCACTTTCGGCCATCGCCTCAGCACTTGTAGAATCATCACTGTCTAACACTAAAAGAGCATTCAGAGCACCAATAACAGTACCCTCTGAGACTGAATGAAGCAACCTAACCAACACAGCAATGGGTACTTCCAAATAATAGTCAGAACTAAACTGCAGGATGCTGGATAACACAGAAGCAGCAGACTCCCACAAAACCTGAGGTAGTGAAGAATCGGGTTGAAGAATGACTTTGGACAGTTCACTCACACCACCCTCTTTTGCAATTTCATTTGGCCAAGTACCTGCAACCCTGACAAGAGCCCTCACGGCTCTCTGTTGCAAAATGGGTGTACCAGGACCAAGAATGTGTATCAATGGACCAATTGCTTGTTGTGTTAGTGGGTCCCCCTGTAGATGCTCCTCTAAAAAAAGACGAGACAGAAGCTCAGCGGCCAGCTCTTGAATTGCTGAAGCAGGAGAGTCAAGTAAAGGCAGGAGAGGCGCTATCACTTGCTCAGACGCCAGGGTATAATTAGCACGACACTGTTGATGATCTAAAATATTCAAGAGAACACGAATTGCACTCCGCTGCCCATCTGTTCCAAACTCTGATCTAGTCAGCAATAAGAAGAAAGGCTCAACCAGTTTCGCCGCAGAAGGACCTTTTGCTATGGCTGCATTATTTGTAAGTATTCTGAGCAGTTCAGCAAATGCAGTACATAGGAAATCTGGTGCTTCATGAAGTATACTAAGCCCCGTCTCAATCACTTCAGCTTTCACCATTTCTATTTTACATGCAGGCCTGTCTTTTCCTAGCTTAACTAGAGCTCTACATGTAGCCTCATGGAGCAAATAATTCTGACCATTAAAAAGCCCAGCAAGAGGGATTACTGCCCCACGGGCAGCAATTAGTTCAGCCAGCTGTTCATCTTCTAGTAGCCTATCTAATGCACGGACAACTGAGTGGTGAGCAGGACTATACTCGTAAACAAGGAGAGAAACTAAAGGCTCTATGCAATGTGCAGCAGCTACAGTAGATCTGATTCTTGTATTGCCAAAAAGAACAAAACACAACTCAGCCGCATCCCTTTTCAACACCAACGAAGTATCCGAAGAAAGAATCCTGCATAGCACATCAACAGCATCCATCTCAATATCAGCTACCACAAGGGCTCTAGACGGGTTCTCGCTCAGTAGAGTAACCAAAGCAGCAATAGCAGCATGCTGCTCTTTCTCCGAGCCAGTGCTTAGAATTTCCACTAAAGGTTGAACAGCTTGTCTAGAAGATTCAGCACTCCTTACATGATCAGCAGAAAATAGGTTTTCCAAGGCTTTTGCAGCACTATATCTTGCCGCTCTTCCACCTAAACGCAAAACTGCTATGAGTTGACTGACAGCAGCCAGTGCAGATTCGTGCTTTCTTATCTCAGCTGTGCTGAACAGAATACCAAGTAAATCAGTAGCAGCTTCCTCGTATTCATCTTTTGGGCCAAGAGAAAGATACTTCGTCAACCCTTCCAAGGCCCCCGATTCCACCATAACAATCTGATTAGGATGACAGTCTCTGGCAAGCTGGATTAGAAGTCCCAATGCAAGAAAAGGTGCCCCTGGTCGATCCGGGATAGGCTTAAGCAAGTCAACAAGGGCTGGAATAGATTTCCTCGAGGTTGCCCCAACCCTgatgtcattgaccctaaacaATCTTTCAAGAGCCACTTGGTCCGGATAATGAACCAAACCAAACTCATCAGCCAATTCCAGAAGGTTATTGATAAAATCATCAGCACAACCAAGCAACGAAATAAGTCCTGCAGCTGCCCCTGAATTTGCAACAGATAGAAGAGTTCCCCTGCTACCATTACAGACAAGACTGGCCACAGCTTGGGCAGCAAAATATCTGCCAGCCGAATCCTCTGACCTCAACAATCTTGCTAGTGCTGGAATAGCTTTCATCGTTGCATTAGCACGGACAATTTCTCGGTCTTGGAATAAGATTGCTAACAAAAGGGCACAAATCCATATGCTGCCATCCTCTTTAAATTCAGCCTAGCAAAGTTCACAACATTGATAAGAACATTACAGGAGATCAAGCTAAGCATTCTGAGTGACAATGCgagcgaaattttttttaaagaaaacaatTTTTGCAATACCAAGAAATTTTTTAAGATGGGTGCACATTGATTCAGATATTATCGTTGTAAAAACATACAAAACCATAAATCTAGCACCTGTGTATACAGCAAAAAGGATTGAGAAATTTTCTCAGTAAGAACTTCAATTGCACCAGCCTCCATGATCTCAACTTTACTTTTACCATCATAAGCAGCAAACACAGAAAGAAGCCATATAGCTATATTGGTACCATTAATAACTGATGTACTTCTCTTGGAGCCTTGGCTAGTAGCCTTTTCTTCAGCTATCTTGCAGACGCTTATGGTATCTTCATTGCCCTGATCTCCAAATTGAGAAAACTCAGAAGAACTTAGCATCCCAACAAGAGAATGGACGAGAGATGTCCATGAACTTGAACTATTTAAATCCTCAACTACCCTTTGATGATTCACTTTTGCAGTGCAAACGAGAAGAGCAGCTCCACCAATTTTGACCACAGCATTTGAGTTGCTGATTATCCTTCTTGCAATGGATGAAATGCATCCAGTGGCACCAGCAACTGTGTTACCAAGAACAAGAGGTTGGCTCCGACAGAGCCGGGATAATACTTCAATAGCCTGGTCCTGCAGCATTGGTGTGGCATCTGCAATGCATGAAACTATCGGAGTAATACTACTTGGGTATTCATCAAGAACCACCCAAGGAGGTTTGACGTGTCCAATACCTCCAACACACCTTGAGAGGAAGGAAAGAGCATCGAGTGCTTCTGATGCAACAATAGATCCACTGTCAGAGGTTTCGAGGAATGAAACTAAAGCAAGCACCGTTCCAGCACAATTTATACAGTCAATTAAAGCAGAATTAATTTCACGAGAATGGAGAAACCGGGCTATTGCTGCAGCAGCATGGATCTTGCCTACATTCGTGCCTCTGTGTAGAACTTTAGTCGCTGGCACAATAATTTCTTCCAACATAATTTTTTCAGATACTTCACCATCTAAGAGGAGATTTGCCAAAGCACACACTGCTTGCTCTTGAACTTGCAACACCGACGAGGTGGCAAGCACCAGCAACAAAGGCAATGCATTCCTAGCAATAGCAGCTACATCTTGGTTCACTtttattgaaagaaaaattgCGGCAAGGCAACGGCAAGATTCAACTAAgatattttcagactcaacatttAGAAGTTCAATGATTGAGCAAAGAGTATTCACAGCAATGGAACTTTCACGCAAGTCCTTTCTGAGGTCAAAGATTCTAGAAAGAGCTAGCGCAGATTTTGCCTGAGTCTCTTCCTTGGTAGAGCTTAAGATTTTTATCAGTGTCTCGATCGCATCATTTGCCGCACTACCTTCTCGCATCATATCAGTCAGAGGGGCCACACAGAGCAAACTGTTTAATGCATCTATGACATAAGCTTTAGATTCAGGTAGATCACTGATTAACAATGCAGTGAGTTGGCTGATTGTTGCTGTGTCTGACTTGTGGATCAAATGATTTAAGGTCTTAATAGCAATTTCCTTCCCATTGGAACTTCCATTTTTTAGTAGCCATAGTAAAGCAGGAACAGCATCGGCACTTTCAACACAAGCTCGTATATCCTCACTGTGATTACAGAGGTTTCCAAGAATTGTTGCAGAGTCTTCTTTGGCTTTCGCAGAGCCGGTCTCAAGGATTTGAAC comes from Primulina huaijiensis isolate GDHJ02 chromosome 2, ASM1229523v2, whole genome shotgun sequence and encodes:
- the LOC140971011 gene encoding protein CELLULOSE SYNTHASE INTERACTIVE 1-like produces the protein MKLNSRDRSCMEDPDGTLASVAKCIEQLRQNSSSHEKENSLRQLLELISIREDAFGAVGSHSQAVPVLVSLLRSGSLGIKIHAATVLGSLCEENEFRVKVLLGGCIPPLLGLLKSNSAEGRIAAANTIYAVSQGGVKDHVGSKIFSTEGVVPTLWEQLGKGLNNGKLVDDLLAGALRNLSSCIEGFWPASIQAGGVDILIKLLKTGESSTQAKVCFLLACMMMEDASVCSEVLATETTKLLLKLLGAGNEDCARAEAARALKSLSEQCKESRREIASSNGIPILINATIAPSKEFMQGEFAQALQENSMCALANISGGLSYVISSLGKSLESCISPAQVADTLGALASALMIYNTDAEYSRASDPMEVEKTLVQQFKPRMPFLVQERTIEALATLYGNAVLANKLAASDAKRLLVGLITMATNDIQEELIKSLLILCYKEGSLWHALQGREGIQLLISLLGLSSEQQQECAVALLCLLSNENDESKWAITAAGGIPPLVQILETGSAKAKEDSATILGNLCNHSEDIRACVESADAVPALLWLLKNGSSNGKEIAIKTLNHLIHKSDTATISQLTALLISDLPESKAYVIDALNSLLCVAPLTDMMREGSAANDAIETLIKILSSTKEETQAKSALALSRIFDLRKDLRESSIAVNTLCSIIELLNVESENILVESCRCLAAIFLSIKVNQDVAAIARNALPLLLVLATSSVLQVQEQAVCALANLLLDGEVSEKIMLEEIIVPATKVLHRGTNVGKIHAAAAIARFLHSREINSALIDCINCAGTVLALVSFLETSDSGSIVASEALDALSFLSRCVGGIGHVKPPWVVLDEYPSSITPIVSCIADATPMLQDQAIEVLSRLCRSQPLVLGNTVAGATGCISSIARRIISNSNAVVKIGGAALLVCTAKVNHQRVVEDLNSSSSWTSLVHSLVGMLSSSEFSQFGDQGNEDTISVCKIAEEKATSQGSKRSTSVINGTNIAIWLLSVFAAYDGKSKVEIMEAGAIEVLTEKISQSFLLYTQAEFKEDGSIWICALLLAILFQDREIVRANATMKAIPALARLLRSEDSAGRYFAAQAVASLVCNGSRGTLLSVANSGAAAGLISLLGCADDFINNLLELADEFGLVHYPDQVALERLFRVNDIRVGATSRKSIPALVDLLKPIPDRPGAPFLALGLLIQLARDCHPNQIVMVESGALEGLTKYLSLGPKDEYEEAATDLLGILFSTAEIRKHESALAAVSQLIAVLRLGGRAARYSAAKALENLFSADHVRSAESSRQAVQPLVEILSTGSEKEQHAAIAALVTLLSENPSRALVVADIEMDAVDVLCRILSSDTSLVLKRDAAELCFVLFGNTRIRSTVAAAHCIEPLVSLLVYEYSPAHHSVVRALDRLLEDEQLAELIAARGAVIPLAGLFNGQNYLLHEATCRALVKLGKDRPACKIEMVKAEVIETGLSILHEAPDFLCTAFAELLRILTNNAAIAKGPSAAKLVEPFFLLLTRSEFGTDGQRSAIRVLLNILDHQQCRANYTLASEQVIAPLLPLLDSPASAIQELAAELLSRLFLEEHLQGDPLTQQAIGPLIHILGPGTPILQQRAVRALVRVAGTWPNEIAKEGGVSELSKVILQPDSSLPQVLWESAASVLSSILQFSSDYYLEVPIAVLVRLLHSVSEGTVIGALNALLVLDSDDSTSAEAMAESGAIEALLVLLRRHQCEETAARLLEVLLNNVKIRESKATKSAILPLSQYLLDPQTQGQQARLLATLALGDLFQNESLARLADAVSACRALVNLLEDQPTEEMKVVAICALQNLVMYSRLNKRAVAEAGGVQVVLDLIGSSIPETSIQAAMFIKLLFSNNTIQEYASSETVRGLTAVIEKDLWATGIVNEEYLKALNALFGNFPRLRATEPATLSIPHLVTSLKTGSEATQEAALDALFLLRQAWSACPAEVSRAQSIASADAIPLLQYLIQSGPPRFQEKAEFLLQCLPGTLVVIIKRGNNMRQSVGVPSVYCKVTLGNNPPQLTKVVSTGPNPEWEESFAWSFESPPKGLKLHISCKNKSKMGKSKFGKVTIQVDRVVMLGAVAGEYTLLPASKSGPPRNLEIEFQWSSK